One Algoriphagus sp. Y33 genomic window, CTTAAGTAATCCTGAAGTTTGCTAAATCTATGGACAGGTTTGAACTATTACTTCAAATAAAGGCGAAACTTGTGCTGAATTTGAAGTGTCGTATCAAAAGTTTATGACAAGAAAAAGCAATTAAAAATGTGTCAACTTCAAGTGGGAACTATACAGAGAATTTGATTAACGACAGTGCGGACAGCGGGATTCTAATTAAGAGAAAATTAGTATGCGTTTTTATTGTTGAAAAAAATACACTTAAATGTTGTCAGGATTATTATGAAATCTAAAGTCAAACTCCATTTTTTAATGTAAAAAAAGTCATAAGCTAGCCGATGATTCATATCTGATTCATCCTTTATTTCTCCTCTGAATCCGTTTGCCTGCGCAAGTCCCGTAAGCCCTGGTTTCACCATATGACGGAACATGAAATCATTTATTTTATAGGAATAATCCCTGTTCATTGATAGTGCGTGAGGCCTTGGCCCCACTATGGACATTTCACCGATCAGAATATTGAATAACTGTGGTAGTTCATCTAAGCTGGTTCGACGAAGAATTGATCCTACGCGGGTAATTCTTGGGTCGTTTTTTTGCGCCTGAAGAAATTCACTACTGACCTTATGCTTCATCGTTCTGAATTTATAGCAGTAAAAAGGTCTGTTGTTTTTTCCGTGCCTAAGCTGTTTGAAAATAACCGGTCCTTTGGATTCCAAGGAAATGCATAATGCGATAATGACAAAAAGCCACCAGCCAACAAAAACAAAAAACAAAGTAAAGATAGAAAGGTCAACGAATCTTTTTAGTGCAACTTGGAATGAGTCCAGATGATTGATCGAATAGGACTTATAGATGAAATCTTTGTTCCAGCTTAAATCTTTGACGGCGATGAAATTATCTATCGTGAGCGACATTTTATTAAAACCGTAATTTGTGGGTTAGCTTTGAAAAGACGATGTATTTTACATAAATGCCTCCATAGAGAAGATATCTTCTCCAAAGCCTTTTAGGCTCTTTTATAAATCTACCAAACCATTCTAGTCCATTTCTGACCCAGAAATCGGAGGGTCTGTCTATCGTTTCTGAGTAAAAATCGAATACCGCCCCGATCGTACAAATGTAGGTAGCCTGAATTTTATCCCTGTTGGCGTGAACCCATTTCTCTTGCTTTGGCGCAGTCATTCCCACAAATAATACGTCTGGGCAAAATTCATTTATACGGGCAATCATTTCTTCGTTCTCTTCTTCAGAAAACTCGTCTCTGAATGGGGGAGAATAGCTCGCATGTGAAATATTAGGATATGATCTGCCCAACTTCTGTTGGATAGCATCCAAGGTTTCTTGCTTAGAACCAAGGTAGAAACAGCTCCCATACACATTGTTTAGGTACTTTAATACAAAGTCATGAAGATCTGCTCCTGCTATTTTTTCAAGCTGATTTCCATTTAGAAATTTAGCTGATAGTACTATCGAAATTCCATCTGGCAATAGGACATCAGAGCTCATCAACGCACTCTTAAACGCTTTGTCTTCCTCTGCGATGCAAAAGCTGTATTGGTTTAGTGTATTGATAATCGTTTTCCCTTTTTGAAAGAGATCGCCCAATTGACCGTTGAACATTGGGTAGCCTAAAAATTCCGATCCTGTCGTATTCATATTCGTGAGATGTTTGGAAATAATCCTGTGAGAGCCATTTGGTCTTCAAAATTTTAACAAATAACAAATATATTTATTTGAAATGCAATTAAGTTGTTATAAAAAAAATATTCGTATTTCTGTAAAATTAAATTTATGACGTAATATTTTGAATTAATTTTATATTGTATTTCAATATTTTTATTAAATATTGAAATACTTATATTTGCTGTTTTGTCGAAACATGAGTTTCCTCTGGTTTACTGATAATCTATAGGTTGATTAAAATGATCGTTGATTAATTCAAGGCCGGCATGCAGAGAATTTGTTTATGAAAGGTTGGTTTTTTGCCTGCGGACTGGGGGCACTGAGGTGTATTTTTTGTATAAGTTGTATTGGTATAAAA contains:
- a CDS encoding sugar transferase, producing the protein MSLTIDNFIAVKDLSWNKDFIYKSYSINHLDSFQVALKRFVDLSIFTLFFVFVGWWLFVIIALCISLESKGPVIFKQLRHGKNNRPFYCYKFRTMKHKVSSEFLQAQKNDPRITRVGSILRRTSLDELPQLFNILIGEMSIVGPRPHALSMNRDYSYKINDFMFRHMVKPGLTGLAQANGFRGEIKDESDMNHRLAYDFFYIKKWSLTLDFIIILTTFKCIFFNNKNAY
- a CDS encoding WecB/TagA/CpsF family glycosyltransferase yields the protein MNTTGSEFLGYPMFNGQLGDLFQKGKTIINTLNQYSFCIAEEDKAFKSALMSSDVLLPDGISIVLSAKFLNGNQLEKIAGADLHDFVLKYLNNVYGSCFYLGSKQETLDAIQQKLGRSYPNISHASYSPPFRDEFSEEENEEMIARINEFCPDVLFVGMTAPKQEKWVHANRDKIQATYICTIGAVFDFYSETIDRPSDFWVRNGLEWFGRFIKEPKRLWRRYLLYGGIYVKYIVFSKLTHKLRF